Proteins co-encoded in one Nyctibius grandis isolate bNycGra1 chromosome 14, bNycGra1.pri, whole genome shotgun sequence genomic window:
- the RTN4R gene encoding reticulon-4 receptor yields MCASLSGDGLVCLGAAFTSAGQALGQGGCEGGEENGKEEVIKKREEQGSKLLILVLCLNIQSEVESCPGACVCYSEPKITISCQQQGLTAIPTEIPIQSQRIFLHNNKITLVRSTSFTSCRNMTILWIHSNNISLIEPGAFYGLNKLEELDLSDNTNLKSINPVTFRGLVHLHTLHLDRCGLLELSTGLFRGLFSLQYLYLQDNNLQNLLDDTFIDLANLTYLFLHGNKIRSLSENVFRGLINLDRLLLHQNRVSVVHRRSFHDLGKVMTLYLFNNNLTVLTGETMAPLVSLQYLRLNGNQWICDCQARSLWNWFKQFKGSSSELECHLPPRLAGRDLKRLQSADLEGCVDSFNQIRTSVFSTKTRLGKLPTGVPPLGSHDGSSKCCQPETDKSFIYEAKGKAGPSSHSSRPSSNNPLKDKENMSKTKYVETDPSKNGSNKQINDSPFGTFPSIVDPPLTKLRPEFLEPIEPSTVPTKKRQGCSKKTKSKAQCRLTQQGNSSTLQLSLSLLIPPLVWSLLLLC; encoded by the exons ATGTGTGCCAGCCTCTCTGGGGATGGACTGGTTTGCCTGGGTGCTGCCTTCACCTCAGCTGGACAAGCCCTGGGACAGGGTGGTtgtgaaggaggggaggagaatgGAAAGGAGGAGGTCATCAAAAAGAGGGAGGAACAAG GAAGCAAACTGCTGATCTTGGTGCTTTGCTTGAACATCCAGTCAGAAGTGGAGTCTTGCCCCGGGGCGTGTGTATGCTACAGTGAACCGAAGATTACAATAAGTTGTCAGCAGCAAGGACTGACAGCAATCCCCACTGAGATACCCATCCAGAGCCAGCGCATCTTCTTGCACAACAACAAGATAACCCTTGTGAGGTCCACCAGCTTCACCTCCTGCCGCAACATGACAATTCTTTGGATCCACTCCAACAACATCAGCCTCATTGAGCCTGGAGCCTTCTATGGGCTCAACAAACTGGAGGAGTTAGATCTCAGCGACAACACAAACCTGAAATCTATCAACCCTGTCACTTTCCGGGGTCTTGTTCACCTCCACACCTTACACCTGGATCGCTGTGGGCTCCTGGAGCTCTCCACAGGGCTTTTTCGAGGGTTGTTCTCCTTGCAATATCTCTACCTTCAGGATAATAATCTTCAGAATCTGCTGGATGACACCTTCATAGATCTCGCAAACCTCACCTACCTGTTTTTGCATGGTAACAAAATCAGGAGCTTGTCAGAGAACGTCTTTCGTGGGCTAATCAACCTCGACCGGCTGCTTCTGCACCAGAACAGAGTCAGCGTGGTTCACCGCCGGTCTTTTCACGACCTTGGGAAAGTGATGACCTTATATCTGTTTAACAACAACCTGACCGTGCTCACGGGGGAAACCATGGCTCCCCTGGTGTCCCTGCAGTACCTGCGCTTGAATGGCAATCAGTGGATCTGTGACTGCCAAGCTCGGTCTCTCTGGAATTGGTTTAAGCAGTTTAAAGGATCGTCTTCGGAGCTGGAGTGCCACCTTCCCCCCCGCTTGGCAGGGAGAGACCTCAAAAGGCTGCAGAGCGCCGACTTGGAAGGATGTGTCGACTCCTTCAACCAGATACGAACAAGTGTTTTTAGCACTAAGACCAGATTGGGTAAACTGCCAACTGGGGTCCCCCCTCTCGGTTCCCACGACGGCTCCTCGAAGTGCTGCCAGCCAGAAACGGATAAGTCTTTTATTTATGAAGCTAAAGGCAAGGCAGGTCCTTCTTCCCACAGCAGCCGGCCATCCTCCAACAACCCTCTCAAAGATAAGGAGAACATGTCCAAAACCAAGTACGTTGAGACGGACCCTTCCAAAAATGGCAGCAACAAGCAGATAAATGATTCCCCCTTTGGGACCTTCCCCAGCATTGTAGACCCTCCATTGACCAAGTTGAGACCAGAATTTCTAGAGCCTATTGAACCTTCCACAGTCCCAACCAAAAAGAGGCAGGGCTGCTCTAAAAAGACCAAATCAAAAGCCCAGTGCCGCCTCACCCAGCAAGGAAACAGCTCCACGTTACAGCTCAGCCTAAGCCTTTTGATCCCCCCCTTGGTGTGGAGCTTACTGTTATTGTGCTAA